A single genomic interval of Microbacterium sp. LWO14-1.2 harbors:
- a CDS encoding bifunctional 3'-5' exonuclease/DNA polymerase yields MTSRRTPERRIVLARGNAPGWTAVELDDAGEEQHRRTLAQDAVADWVAAQERDGAPRWIIRSAREVYAPLLALGGRLTRAHDLLLCHAILRDTDRVARPLAPSPDWVRHDPVVDEPPSLFDALERPTTDDPVGELLDQYRLQRRVIDSSPDGRLALLASAESAGGLIAEEMRAAGLPWSEEIHDRILVETLGTRPIAGGLPSGMVAQAERVRSILGDPGLNLDSQPKLLRALHRVGVQVESTARWELARHDHAVIGPLTAYKKLARLLSANGWAWLAEWVHEGRFRPVYIPGGVVTGRWASAGGGALQIPRSLRRAVRADDGWRLVVADVAQLEPRMLAAMAGDRAMARAAQGADLYAGVVATGAVGTREEAKYAVLGAMYGATTGDSGRLVPRLRKVYPRAMALVDEAARVGEDGGVVSTWLGRSSPRPSTEWSRMQARATDADAEPTDVSVARRRARDWGRFTRNFVVQGTAAEWSLIWLAEIRHRLQQLPEAVRSAPASGVFGSRAHLAFFLHDEVILHVPEEQAEAAADAVRDAAAVATRRLFGDFPIDVPLDLRIAESAEK; encoded by the coding sequence GTGACCTCGCGGCGGACGCCTGAGCGCCGGATCGTGCTGGCGCGCGGGAACGCACCCGGCTGGACGGCGGTCGAGCTCGACGACGCGGGGGAGGAGCAGCACCGCCGCACCCTCGCTCAGGATGCCGTGGCCGACTGGGTCGCCGCGCAAGAGCGCGACGGTGCTCCGCGCTGGATCATCCGCAGCGCGCGGGAGGTCTACGCCCCGCTGCTCGCACTGGGTGGGCGCCTGACCCGCGCGCACGACCTGCTGCTGTGCCACGCGATCCTCCGCGACACCGACCGGGTCGCGCGACCGCTCGCCCCGTCACCGGACTGGGTGCGGCACGATCCCGTCGTCGACGAGCCTCCCTCGCTGTTCGACGCGCTGGAGCGCCCGACGACGGACGACCCCGTCGGTGAGCTGCTCGACCAGTACCGACTGCAGCGTCGCGTGATCGACTCCTCGCCGGACGGACGGCTCGCTCTGCTCGCGTCGGCCGAGTCCGCCGGCGGCCTGATCGCGGAGGAGATGCGTGCGGCAGGGCTTCCGTGGAGCGAGGAGATCCACGACCGGATCCTCGTCGAGACCCTCGGCACCCGCCCGATCGCCGGCGGTCTGCCGAGCGGCATGGTCGCGCAGGCGGAGCGCGTCCGCAGCATCCTGGGCGACCCGGGCCTCAATCTCGACAGCCAGCCGAAGCTGCTGCGTGCCCTCCACCGGGTGGGCGTGCAGGTCGAGTCGACAGCACGATGGGAGCTCGCTCGTCACGACCATGCGGTCATCGGCCCGCTGACGGCGTACAAGAAGCTCGCGCGGCTGCTCAGCGCCAACGGATGGGCGTGGCTCGCCGAGTGGGTGCACGAGGGGCGTTTCCGTCCCGTGTACATCCCCGGCGGGGTCGTCACGGGGCGCTGGGCGTCGGCCGGCGGCGGGGCACTGCAGATCCCTCGGAGCCTGCGGCGTGCAGTGCGTGCCGACGACGGGTGGCGGCTCGTGGTGGCGGACGTCGCTCAGCTGGAACCCCGCATGCTCGCGGCGATGGCGGGGGATCGGGCCATGGCGCGAGCAGCGCAGGGGGCCGACCTCTACGCGGGTGTCGTGGCGACCGGCGCCGTCGGCACGCGCGAGGAGGCCAAGTACGCGGTCCTCGGGGCGATGTACGGAGCGACGACCGGCGACAGCGGCCGCCTCGTGCCGCGGCTCCGCAAGGTGTACCCGCGGGCCATGGCCCTCGTCGACGAGGCCGCCCGTGTCGGAGAGGACGGCGGCGTCGTGTCGACCTGGCTGGGCAGATCGTCGCCCCGGCCATCGACGGAGTGGTCGCGGATGCAAGCGAGGGCGACGGATGCCGACGCCGAGCCGACGGACGTGAGCGTCGCGCGCCGGCGCGCACGGGACTGGGGGCGCTTCACCCGTAACTTCGTCGTGCAGGGCACGGCTGCGGAGTGGTCGCTCATCTGGCTGGCCGAGATCCGTCATCGTCTGCAGCAGCTCCCGGAGGCGGTGCGGTCGGCTCCGGCGTCCGGCGTCTTCGGCTCGCGCGCGCATCTGGCGTTCTTCCTGCATGACGAGGTCATCCTGCACGTCCCGGAGGAGCAGGCGGAGGCGGCGGCGGATGCCGTGCGCGACGCGGCGGCCGTGGCGACCCGCCGCCTGTTCGGCGACTTCCCGATCGACGTGCCGCTCGATCTGCGCATCGCGGAGTCGGCGGAGAAGTAG
- a CDS encoding ROK family protein, producing the protein MVKAIGVDIGGTGIKAGIVDLEHGTMASERVRVPTPEGAAPEDVLLAVQTVLKTLDVHESTLPLGVAFPAIVKRGKTLSAANVSKKWIDFDAERFFRDGLGRNIVFVNDADAAGVAEARHGAARDVRGFTLLTTLGTGIGSAFLYDGVLLPNTELGHLHYGEYESVETFAATSARERENLSWAEWAERLQKFYSHIEFLFSPDLFVVGGGVSKNAGDFLPLLDLKTPIVPAIHRNNSGIIGAASLAGD; encoded by the coding sequence ATGGTGAAAGCGATCGGCGTCGACATCGGCGGCACGGGTATCAAGGCAGGCATCGTCGACCTCGAGCACGGCACTATGGCCTCGGAGCGTGTGCGTGTGCCCACACCCGAGGGCGCTGCTCCCGAAGACGTGCTGCTCGCCGTGCAGACGGTTCTGAAGACCCTCGACGTGCATGAATCGACCCTCCCCCTCGGCGTGGCATTCCCGGCGATCGTCAAGCGCGGCAAGACCCTGTCGGCCGCCAACGTCTCGAAGAAGTGGATCGACTTCGACGCCGAGCGCTTCTTCCGCGACGGCCTCGGCCGCAACATCGTCTTCGTCAACGACGCGGATGCCGCCGGCGTGGCCGAGGCCCGCCACGGAGCGGCTCGCGACGTGCGCGGCTTCACGCTCCTGACCACGCTCGGCACCGGGATCGGCTCGGCCTTCCTCTACGACGGCGTGCTTCTGCCGAACACCGAGCTGGGCCACCTGCACTACGGCGAGTACGAGTCGGTCGAGACCTTCGCCGCGACATCGGCACGCGAGCGCGAGAACCTCTCGTGGGCGGAGTGGGCCGAGCGCCTGCAGAAGTTCTACTCGCACATCGAGTTCCTGTTCAGCCCCGACCTGTTCGTGGTCGGCGGCGGCGTCTCGAAGAACGCCGGCGACTTCCTGCCGCTGCTCGACCTCAAGACCCCGATCGTCCCGGCGATCCACCGCAACAACTCGGGCATCATCGGCGCCGCCTCGCTGGCCGGCGACTGA
- a CDS encoding SPOR domain-containing protein — MSNGDEKYWYNLETRQVEFGMISPSADRVGPFDTEAEAAHAPEKLQERARAWADEEAAEDGWDAGIGKSSAE, encoded by the coding sequence ATGTCGAACGGCGATGAGAAGTACTGGTACAACCTGGAGACCCGACAGGTCGAGTTCGGCATGATCTCGCCGTCGGCCGACCGCGTCGGCCCGTTCGACACCGAGGCCGAGGCCGCCCACGCCCCCGAGAAGCTCCAGGAGCGCGCGCGTGCGTGGGCCGACGAGGAGGCCGCGGAAGACGGCTGGGACGCCGGCATCGGCAAGAGCTCCGCAGAGTGA
- the glnA gene encoding type I glutamate--ammonia ligase: MDKQRDFVLRTIEERGVKFVRLWFTDVIGTLKSVAIAPAEVEGAFAEGIGFDGSAIEGLTRSYESDLLAQPDPTTFQTLPWRGEIDPTARMFCDITTPDGRPAVSDPRHVLKRTLAKAADAGFTFYTHPEIEFYLLKSSNFGPEGPVPVDSAGYFDNVPGGTAHDFRRRSVRMLEDLGISVEFSHHEGGPGQNEIDLRYADALTMADNVMTFRTVIKEVAIEQGVYATFMPKPLSGHPGSGMHTHMSLFEGERNAFYEEGAKYQLSKTGRHFIAGLLRHANEMAAVTNQFVNSYKRLWGGDEAPSFVTWGHNNRSALVRVPMYKPNKGGSSRVEYRALDSAANPYLAYALMLAAGLKGIEEEYDLPPEAEDNVWSLSDAERRALGYAALPASLDHALEYMESSELVAETLGESVFNYVLLNKRKEWEAYRGQVTPLELKNNLELL; this comes from the coding sequence ATGGACAAGCAGAGGGACTTCGTCCTCCGGACGATCGAGGAGCGCGGCGTCAAGTTCGTGCGTCTGTGGTTCACCGATGTCATCGGCACGCTCAAGTCGGTGGCCATCGCGCCGGCGGAGGTCGAGGGAGCGTTCGCCGAGGGGATCGGCTTCGACGGGTCCGCGATCGAGGGACTGACGCGGAGCTACGAGTCCGACCTGCTCGCGCAGCCCGACCCCACCACGTTCCAGACGCTGCCGTGGCGCGGTGAGATCGACCCGACCGCGCGTATGTTCTGCGACATCACGACGCCTGACGGGCGTCCGGCGGTGTCCGACCCTCGTCACGTGCTCAAGCGCACGCTCGCGAAGGCCGCCGACGCCGGGTTCACGTTCTACACCCACCCGGAGATCGAGTTCTACCTCCTGAAGTCGTCGAACTTCGGGCCGGAGGGGCCGGTGCCGGTCGACTCGGCCGGCTACTTCGACAACGTGCCGGGCGGCACGGCTCACGACTTCCGCCGCCGTTCGGTGCGGATGCTGGAGGACCTGGGCATCTCGGTCGAGTTCAGCCACCACGAGGGCGGACCCGGGCAGAACGAGATCGATCTGCGCTACGCGGATGCTCTCACGATGGCCGACAACGTCATGACGTTCCGCACGGTCATCAAGGAGGTGGCGATCGAGCAGGGCGTGTACGCGACCTTCATGCCGAAGCCGCTGAGCGGTCACCCCGGAAGCGGCATGCACACGCACATGTCGCTGTTCGAGGGCGAGCGCAACGCGTTCTACGAGGAGGGCGCGAAGTACCAGCTCTCCAAGACGGGGCGCCACTTCATCGCCGGCCTGCTCCGCCATGCGAACGAGATGGCCGCGGTGACGAACCAGTTCGTGAACTCGTACAAGCGCCTCTGGGGCGGCGACGAGGCTCCGAGCTTCGTGACGTGGGGCCACAACAACCGCTCCGCGCTCGTGCGGGTGCCCATGTACAAGCCCAACAAGGGCGGTTCCTCGCGCGTCGAGTACCGCGCCCTCGACTCGGCGGCCAATCCGTACCTCGCCTACGCGCTCATGCTCGCCGCAGGGCTGAAGGGCATCGAGGAGGAGTACGACCTCCCTCCCGAGGCCGAGGACAACGTGTGGTCGCTCAGTGACGCCGAGCGGCGGGCACTGGGCTACGCGGCACTGCCCGCGAGCCTCGACCACGCCCTCGAGTACATGGAGAGCTCCGAGCTCGTCGCCGAGACGCTGGGCGAGTCCGTCTTCAACTACGTGCTGCTCAACAAGCGCAAGGAGTGGGAGGCCTACCGTGGGCAGGTCACCCCGCTGGAGTTGAAGAACAACCTCGAGCTCCTCTGA
- a CDS encoding bifunctional [glutamine synthetase] adenylyltransferase/[glutamine synthetase]-adenylyl-L-tyrosine phosphorylase — protein MARSHDSVSLSALARLGFAELSEAAANLEELAGLLGIDRVGLLDGASAADPDAAVEGMLRVARRDPAPLRAVFGDAAARDRAWRVFGASQGFAEFFFRHPEQLSVLAERVSTLPSSDELRERLLAAVGEEDGFASSGGDAAIVALRIAYRRNLAAIAAFDLTAHNPVMVVGEVAAALADIAGAALEASLAVARRRVADALGEQQVAATQLAIIGMGKAGARELNYVSDVDVIFVGGTSDEDVVAESRAIDIATRLARETMRGLSGIEIEPPLWEVDAALRPEGKQGALVRSLASHVAYYDRWAKSWEFQALLKARPLAGDAQLGADYIAAMQPKVFSSAARENFVDSVQRMRERVMEHIDPADVPYQIKLGAGGLRDIEFTVQLLQLVHGLTDPRLRTRGTLETVDALVDGGYIGRADAGTFADDYRILRLMEHRLQLRELSRTHLMPRTPAGLRILARSSGLADSGEAIWARWESVRREVRDIHTRLFYRPLLSAVAALPEDERTLSTEQAHDRLMAIGFRDPAGALRHIGALTTGLSRKATIQRHLMPIMVRWFADGSDPDYALLAFRRISERLGDTPWFLRMLRDSSGAAESLTRLLSSSRYVGDLMEWIPESVAWLDSSDLLRPRSGAALDDEARAIQTRHRDIGDALQAVRALRRRELLRTAMGGVLDVLTIQQVATSLTEITDATIQAALRAVRREIVPPEDDALDFAVIGMGRFGGAELGFGSDADILYVYDANGIDPQRAQTLATRIVAGLREHLTDHRVPLDLDAGLRPEGRNGALVRTIQAYAEYYRRWSLSWEAQALLRARGVAGSAKLIATFTELADSIRYPASVDLQGSREIKRIKARVEGERLPQGVDPRRHLKLGPGTLSDVEWLVQLIQLQHAHETPSLRTTSTLAALDAAVEAGYVPEESAELLRSAWLLSSRLRSAITLYTGRTSDVLPTDPRDLDAIGRLLGYPDRSASVLEDDYLGVTRRARRAFEQLFYG, from the coding sequence ATGGCCCGCTCGCACGACTCCGTCTCCCTCTCTGCGCTGGCGAGGCTCGGGTTCGCGGAGCTGAGCGAGGCGGCGGCGAACCTCGAGGAGCTGGCAGGGCTGCTCGGGATCGACCGTGTGGGGCTGCTCGACGGCGCGTCGGCGGCAGATCCGGATGCCGCGGTGGAGGGGATGCTGCGCGTCGCGCGTCGCGACCCGGCCCCGCTCCGGGCCGTGTTCGGCGATGCGGCCGCCCGCGACCGCGCCTGGCGGGTGTTCGGCGCCTCGCAGGGGTTCGCCGAGTTCTTCTTCCGGCATCCGGAGCAGCTCTCGGTCCTCGCGGAGCGGGTGTCGACGTTGCCCTCGTCCGATGAACTCCGCGAGCGGCTGCTCGCCGCGGTCGGCGAGGAGGACGGTTTCGCGTCCTCGGGAGGGGATGCCGCGATCGTCGCGCTGCGGATCGCCTACCGGCGCAACCTCGCGGCGATCGCTGCCTTCGACCTCACCGCGCACAACCCGGTGATGGTGGTCGGCGAGGTCGCGGCGGCTCTCGCCGACATCGCCGGGGCGGCGTTGGAGGCCTCTCTCGCTGTCGCACGACGTCGCGTCGCCGACGCCCTCGGCGAGCAGCAGGTCGCAGCCACGCAGCTCGCGATCATCGGCATGGGCAAGGCCGGCGCGCGCGAGTTGAACTACGTCAGCGACGTGGATGTGATCTTCGTCGGCGGCACCTCGGACGAGGATGTCGTCGCCGAGTCGCGGGCCATCGACATCGCCACGCGCCTGGCGCGCGAGACGATGCGCGGGCTCAGCGGCATCGAGATCGAGCCGCCGCTGTGGGAGGTGGATGCCGCGCTGCGCCCCGAGGGCAAGCAGGGGGCTCTGGTGCGCTCGCTCGCCTCGCACGTGGCGTACTACGACCGGTGGGCGAAGAGCTGGGAGTTCCAGGCGCTCCTGAAGGCGCGACCACTCGCCGGCGATGCGCAGCTCGGCGCCGACTACATCGCGGCGATGCAGCCCAAGGTGTTCTCGAGCGCCGCGCGCGAGAACTTCGTCGACAGCGTGCAGCGCATGCGCGAGCGGGTCATGGAGCACATCGACCCTGCCGACGTGCCGTACCAGATCAAGCTCGGCGCCGGCGGGCTCCGCGACATCGAGTTCACGGTGCAGCTCCTGCAGCTCGTGCACGGGCTCACCGATCCGCGGCTGCGGACGAGGGGCACCCTCGAGACGGTCGACGCGCTGGTCGACGGCGGCTACATCGGACGAGCGGATGCCGGAACCTTCGCCGACGACTACCGCATCCTGCGACTCATGGAGCACCGTCTGCAGCTCCGCGAGCTCAGCCGCACGCATCTCATGCCCCGCACGCCCGCCGGGCTGCGGATCCTCGCGCGCAGCTCAGGACTCGCCGACTCCGGCGAGGCGATCTGGGCCAGGTGGGAGAGCGTGCGCCGCGAGGTGCGCGACATACACACCCGTCTGTTCTACCGGCCGCTGCTCAGCGCCGTCGCGGCGCTGCCCGAGGACGAGCGCACGCTGTCGACGGAGCAGGCGCACGACCGGCTCATGGCCATCGGCTTTCGCGACCCCGCCGGCGCGCTGCGCCATATCGGAGCGCTGACCACCGGGCTCAGCCGCAAGGCGACGATCCAGCGGCATCTCATGCCGATCATGGTCCGCTGGTTCGCGGACGGCAGCGATCCCGACTATGCCCTGCTCGCCTTCCGCCGCATCAGCGAGCGACTGGGGGACACGCCCTGGTTCCTGCGGATGCTGCGCGACTCCTCCGGCGCGGCGGAGAGCCTCACCCGGCTCCTGTCGTCGTCGCGCTACGTCGGCGACCTGATGGAGTGGATCCCCGAGTCCGTGGCCTGGCTCGACAGCAGCGACCTGCTGCGGCCCCGCAGCGGCGCGGCGCTCGACGACGAGGCGAGGGCGATCCAGACACGGCACCGCGACATCGGCGACGCGCTGCAGGCCGTCCGCGCGCTGCGCCGCAGAGAGCTGCTGCGCACGGCCATGGGCGGCGTGCTGGACGTGCTCACGATCCAGCAGGTCGCGACCTCGCTCACCGAGATCACCGACGCGACGATCCAGGCCGCCCTCCGGGCCGTGCGTCGCGAGATCGTGCCGCCGGAGGACGACGCGCTCGACTTCGCGGTGATCGGCATGGGCCGGTTCGGGGGCGCCGAGCTCGGTTTCGGTTCCGACGCCGACATCCTCTACGTGTATGACGCGAACGGCATCGACCCGCAGCGGGCGCAGACGCTCGCCACGCGCATCGTCGCCGGCCTCCGCGAGCATCTGACCGACCACCGGGTGCCGCTCGACCTCGACGCCGGCCTGCGACCGGAGGGGCGCAACGGCGCTCTGGTGCGCACGATCCAGGCCTACGCCGAGTACTACCGCCGATGGTCGCTGTCCTGGGAGGCGCAGGCGCTGCTCCGGGCCCGCGGGGTCGCGGGGAGCGCGAAGCTCATCGCGACGTTCACCGAGCTCGCCGACAGCATCCGCTATCCGGCCTCGGTCGATCTGCAGGGCAGTCGGGAGATCAAGCGCATCAAGGCGCGCGTCGAGGGAGAGCGTCTGCCGCAGGGCGTCGACCCGAGGCGCCACCTCAAGCTCGGCCCGGGGACGCTCAGTGACGTGGAGTGGCTCGTCCAGCTGATCCAGCTTCAGCACGCGCACGAGACGCCCTCGTTGCGGACGACGTCGACGCTCGCCGCGTTGGATGCCGCCGTCGAGGCGGGTTACGTGCCGGAGGAGTCGGCCGAACTGCTGCGCTCGGCGTGGCTGCTCTCCAGCCGGCTCCGGTCGGCGATCACCCTCTACACCGGCAGGACGAGCGATGTGCTGCCGACGGACCCCCGCGATCTCGACGCGATCGGGCGCCTCCTCGGGTATCCGGACCGCTCGGCCAGCGTGCTGGAGGACGACTATCTCGGTGTGACACGCCGTGCGCGCCGTGCGTTCGAGCAGCTGTTCTACGGATGA
- a CDS encoding diacylglycerol kinase family protein: MAISKLGVIWNPSKPGGDQLRSAVEDVFGDDADGTVVEWWETTPEDPGRGMAAEAVAAGCDVVVAAGGDGTVRAVAEGLAGTAAALGIVPRGTGNLLARNLSIPLNDPAAALVRVRDGEEKKIDIGWVDIDGEEHAFVVMVGFGIDAQMLVETDDDLKDRAGWLAYVEAMGRALAGTEMTDIALTLDDGEAQELRGHTMLIGNCGMVQGGIRLLPDAVLDDGQLDMLLVSADGPLQWLDTVRSVVWENGIRRIFGAVDEAVSTNSTTHVSAERIGVELSSPQIFEIDGEEVGEVSRFSVRVQPAAITVR, from the coding sequence ATGGCGATCTCGAAGCTCGGTGTGATCTGGAACCCCTCGAAGCCGGGCGGTGACCAGTTGCGGTCGGCCGTGGAGGACGTCTTCGGTGACGACGCCGACGGAACCGTGGTCGAGTGGTGGGAGACCACCCCCGAGGACCCGGGTCGCGGGATGGCCGCCGAAGCCGTCGCGGCCGGGTGCGACGTGGTCGTCGCTGCGGGTGGCGACGGGACCGTGCGCGCCGTGGCGGAGGGCCTCGCCGGCACAGCTGCGGCGCTCGGCATCGTGCCGCGGGGGACGGGCAACCTGCTCGCGCGCAACCTCTCGATCCCGCTCAACGACCCCGCGGCGGCGCTCGTCCGGGTGCGCGACGGCGAGGAGAAGAAGATCGACATCGGCTGGGTCGACATCGACGGCGAGGAGCATGCCTTCGTCGTCATGGTGGGCTTCGGCATCGATGCGCAGATGCTCGTCGAGACCGACGACGACCTCAAGGACCGCGCCGGGTGGCTCGCGTATGTCGAGGCGATGGGTCGCGCTCTCGCCGGCACCGAGATGACCGACATCGCGCTCACTCTCGACGACGGCGAGGCGCAGGAGCTCCGCGGCCACACGATGCTGATCGGCAACTGCGGCATGGTGCAGGGCGGCATCCGGCTGCTTCCCGACGCCGTGCTCGACGACGGCCAGCTCGACATGCTGCTCGTGAGCGCCGACGGCCCGCTGCAATGGCTGGATACGGTGCGCTCGGTGGTCTGGGAGAACGGCATCCGCCGGATCTTCGGTGCGGTGGACGAAGCCGTCAGCACCAATTCGACCACGCACGTGTCCGCGGAGCGCATCGGGGTCGAGCTGTCGTCCCCTCAGATCTTCGAGATCGACGGCGAAGAGGTCGGCGAGGTCTCGCGTTTCAGCGTGCGGGTGCAGCCCGCCGCGATCACCGTTCGCTGA
- a CDS encoding AI-2E family transporter produces the protein MRRKTIKAQVAATEELMNQPKTAAAAIARINPFMYGLLGALGVLVALVLGGIVDQLATVLVYIGVAIFLALGLDPIVTWIERKLPRPAAVAIVVSVVVLAFAGILLAIVPILVEQISNLIKDGPKMVQDFMASDWFKSISDQFGSTFDDAAQGVLSFIQDPGNILNISGGVFAVGAGIAGGFTGVTIVLILTLYFMASLRSMKKVSARFVPAYQRETFSGLLEDVSGAVGRYVMGQASLALINGILSLIMLTIIGAPVPALLALIAFIGSMIPLVGTLSASIINSLICLIASPITALIAFIYYLVYMQIEAYVLSPRIMNKAVAVPGALVVIAAVAGGALGGILGALVAIPVAASIIIIVQKVVFPTQDAKVVPPGTLSER, from the coding sequence ATGCGTCGCAAGACGATCAAGGCGCAGGTCGCGGCCACGGAAGAGCTGATGAACCAGCCGAAAACGGCCGCGGCGGCCATCGCACGCATCAATCCGTTCATGTACGGACTGCTCGGCGCTCTCGGCGTGCTCGTCGCGCTCGTCCTGGGCGGCATCGTCGATCAGCTCGCCACCGTGCTCGTGTACATCGGCGTCGCCATCTTCCTCGCGCTCGGCCTCGACCCGATCGTCACCTGGATCGAACGCAAGCTGCCGCGTCCGGCAGCCGTGGCCATCGTCGTTTCGGTCGTGGTGCTCGCCTTCGCCGGCATCCTCCTCGCGATCGTGCCGATCCTCGTCGAGCAGATCTCGAACCTCATCAAGGACGGACCGAAGATGGTCCAGGACTTCATGGCCAGCGACTGGTTCAAGAGCATCAGCGACCAGTTCGGATCCACCTTCGACGACGCCGCTCAGGGCGTGCTGAGCTTCATCCAGGACCCCGGCAACATCCTCAACATCTCCGGCGGCGTCTTCGCGGTCGGCGCCGGCATCGCCGGGGGCTTCACCGGCGTCACCATCGTCCTCATCCTCACGCTCTACTTCATGGCGTCACTGCGCAGCATGAAGAAGGTCTCGGCGCGCTTCGTCCCCGCCTACCAGCGCGAGACCTTCAGCGGGCTGCTGGAGGACGTCTCCGGAGCCGTCGGACGCTACGTGATGGGGCAGGCGAGCCTCGCGCTGATCAACGGCATCCTGAGCCTGATCATGCTGACCATCATCGGCGCCCCCGTCCCCGCGCTGCTGGCCCTCATCGCCTTCATCGGGTCGATGATCCCGCTCGTCGGAACACTCTCGGCATCGATCATCAACTCGCTGATCTGCCTGATCGCGAGCCCGATCACGGCGCTCATCGCGTTCATCTACTACCTCGTGTACATGCAGATCGAGGCATACGTGCTGTCGCCGCGGATCATGAACAAGGCCGTCGCGGTTCCCGGTGCTCTCGTCGTCATCGCTGCGGTGGCCGGCGGTGCGCTCGGCGGCATCCTCGGTGCGCTCGTCGCGATCCCCGTCGCAGCGAGCATCATCATCATCGTGCAGAAGGTCGTCTTCCCGACGCAGGACGCGAAGGTCGTGCCGCCGGGAACCCTCAGCGAACGGTGA
- a CDS encoding GNAT family N-acetyltransferase — protein METLRLRPWSDDDLPLLRAANTADMTTHLNGPESAQQVEERHRRYLGLDPTEARMFAVLDAHDVPVGAIGYWTVEWRDESAFETGWFVLPAAQGRGVASRALALLIEDARAHPAGLGYLVAFPAVENAASNGVCRRAGFRAGGSVSRPVPRIRAALARVGTRPAPAS, from the coding sequence ATGGAGACACTGAGACTCCGGCCGTGGTCGGATGACGATCTACCGCTGCTGCGCGCGGCGAACACCGCAGATATGACGACGCACCTGAACGGTCCGGAGAGCGCGCAGCAGGTCGAGGAACGCCATCGTCGCTATCTCGGTCTCGACCCCACGGAGGCCCGGATGTTCGCGGTGCTGGACGCGCATGACGTCCCGGTCGGCGCGATCGGTTACTGGACGGTCGAGTGGCGGGACGAGTCGGCGTTCGAGACGGGATGGTTCGTGCTGCCCGCAGCACAGGGGAGGGGTGTGGCCTCGCGCGCGCTTGCTCTGCTCATCGAGGATGCTCGGGCGCACCCCGCGGGGCTGGGGTATCTCGTAGCCTTCCCGGCCGTCGAGAACGCCGCCTCCAACGGCGTCTGCCGTCGCGCGGGATTTCGAGCTGGTGGGAGCGTCAGCAGGCCGGTTCCGCGGATCCGAGCTGCACTCGCACGAGTGGGCACTCGACCTGCACCCGCGTCGTGA
- the glsA gene encoding glutaminase A has translation MTSPPDPLTYDLDALRGRVLPETGGQVDQSIPQLADADPSLVALSVVTVDGAGNASEGSDVRVSIQSAVKPFLFALALQDTEGEALDRVGIEPTGEAFDAIKLESGTGRPPNPMVNAGALLTASLVDGADAAARSARILSGLSAFAGRALEVDADIAKNEHLLGDRNHALAHLMRAEDTLAVSADDAVAVYAQACATLVDARDLALMGATLAAGGRNPVTGVEVVSREVARDVISVMATRGVYDGSGRWMRQVGVPAKSGVSGVIVLSAPGRLGAAVISPPLDDQGTSVRGHLASELLSADLDLHSFRPSPR, from the coding sequence ATGACGTCTCCACCCGATCCGCTCACCTACGACCTCGACGCACTGCGCGGCCGGGTGCTGCCGGAGACCGGGGGCCAGGTCGACCAGAGCATCCCGCAGCTGGCGGATGCGGATCCCTCGCTCGTCGCGCTGTCTGTCGTGACGGTCGACGGCGCCGGCAATGCGAGCGAAGGATCGGACGTGCGGGTGAGCATCCAGTCCGCGGTGAAGCCGTTCCTCTTCGCCCTCGCCCTGCAGGACACCGAGGGCGAAGCGCTGGACCGCGTGGGCATCGAGCCGACGGGGGAAGCCTTCGATGCGATCAAGCTCGAGAGCGGCACCGGCAGGCCGCCGAACCCGATGGTGAACGCCGGCGCCCTCCTCACCGCCTCCCTCGTCGACGGAGCGGATGCCGCAGCCCGCAGCGCGCGTATCCTCTCCGGCCTGTCGGCGTTCGCCGGTCGAGCCCTCGAGGTGGACGCCGACATCGCGAAGAACGAGCATCTGCTCGGCGATCGCAACCACGCGCTCGCTCATCTCATGCGGGCGGAGGACACACTGGCGGTCAGCGCCGACGATGCGGTCGCGGTCTACGCGCAGGCGTGCGCGACGCTGGTCGACGCGCGGGATCTCGCACTGATGGGTGCCACGCTCGCGGCGGGCGGGCGGAATCCCGTCACCGGTGTGGAGGTCGTCTCCCGCGAGGTCGCGCGCGATGTGATCTCGGTCATGGCGACGCGCGGCGTGTACGACGGGTCCGGGCGGTGGATGCGGCAGGTCGGCGTGCCCGCGAAGTCCGGCGTCTCCGGCGTGATCGTGCTGTCCGCGCCCGGCCGTCTCGGAGCGGCGGTCATCAGCCCGCCCCTCGACGATCAGGGCACGAGCGTGCGCGGTCACCTCGCCAGTGAACTCCTCAGTGCCGACCTCGACCTGCACTCCTTCCGGCCGAGCCCGCGCTGA